A single region of the Acidithiobacillus acidisediminis genome encodes:
- a CDS encoding DUF4391 domain-containing protein, with the protein MSQRASTQKLALIAYPKQAAFGRTLPKNKIYEHSGANTRLKDLFTRQVEQIVWQYKLAPETINLPARSGVPEIQIFSIQLKTSELNLDVLRCIDRAVQFPIIFELSFDGRTQVIAAYKRPSEADARCWVLSSYFHSDWMPASTVRTAMPVALDMANLYIGLLQGLLPLPIRSQESLSDWVVRIEQAEAKRREVEKTQARLAKEKQFKRKVEINAALRQLKTELEQLSC; encoded by the coding sequence ATGAGTCAAAGAGCGTCCACACAAAAACTAGCGCTGATCGCCTATCCCAAGCAAGCCGCCTTTGGCCGCACCCTGCCAAAGAACAAGATCTACGAACACAGCGGTGCCAATACGAGGCTGAAGGACTTGTTCACCCGGCAGGTGGAGCAGATCGTCTGGCAGTACAAGCTCGCCCCAGAAACGATCAACCTGCCAGCGCGGTCCGGTGTGCCGGAAATCCAGATTTTCTCGATCCAGCTCAAGACGTCGGAGCTGAATCTGGACGTTTTGCGCTGCATCGATAGAGCGGTGCAGTTTCCCATCATCTTCGAGCTGAGCTTTGATGGCCGAACACAGGTGATTGCCGCGTACAAGCGGCCGAGCGAAGCCGACGCCCGTTGCTGGGTGCTCTCCAGCTACTTCCACAGCGACTGGATGCCAGCCAGCACTGTCCGGACGGCTATGCCGGTAGCCCTCGACATGGCTAACCTCTACATCGGCTTGTTGCAAGGCCTGTTGCCGCTCCCGATACGTTCACAGGAGTCCTTGTCCGACTGGGTCGTGCGCATCGAGCAGGCAGAAGCCAAGCGCCGCGAAGTGGAAAAGACCCAGGCGAGACTGGCTAAGGAAAAGCAATTTAAGCGCAAGGTTGAGATCAACGCGGCCCTGCGGCAATTGAAAACTGAACTTGAACAATTGAGCTGCTGA
- a CDS encoding helicase-related protein — MELIDNISRLLGDDLKKTLRPGARLKIAASCFSMYAFEALKAELEKIDELDFIFTSPTFVANEVTDKIRKERKEFHIPKLDRERSLYGSEFEIQLRNKLTQRAVAKECAEWIRRKAKFKSNRTKAPMQQFACVQAGGTDTAYMPLHGFTAVDLGYQQGNAVSNLVNKMDEAPFAATYLSLFDQIWNDPEKLEDVTAQICEHIASVYQENSPESIYFLMLYNIFNEFLDDIDEDVLPNDRTGYQDTLIWNKLFNYQKDAATGIINKLETYSGCILADSVGLGKTFTALAVIKYYELRNRSVLVLCPKKLADNWLNYNRNLKTNIFARDRFNYDVLCHTDLSRISGESFGTPLNRINWGNYDLVVIDESHNFRNNDAYKDKETRYQKLMRKVIQEGVKTKVLMLSATPVNNRFTDLRNQLALAYEGDSENLSKKLRTGKTVEDIFRGAQASFNAWAKLPPEERTARAILDSLDFDFFELLDSVTIARSRKHIQTFYDTKDIGQFPERRKPLSFHSPLTQRTDVMSFNEIFEQLSLLKLAVYAPISYILPSRLKKYEEMYDTQVAGKGKLKQADREKSLQALMTTNLLKRLESSIESFRLTLQSLRANHTYTLTKISTFNQTGSVTSIDDLTDQLENLDADDDDLSTIGDSDESEKIGAKIKISLADMDLPSWEHELKADLQVIDALLASMNKITPQDDAKLQHLKVQLLGKIANPINPGNRKVLIFTAFADTADYLYANLAPELLATLAIHTAKVTGKGAPQSTLKKSYDFQELLTLFSPRSKEKAVVLPNEPAEIDLLIGTDCISEGQNLQDCDYLINYDIHWNPVRIIQRFGRIDRIGSPNSSIQLVNYWPDISLDEYINLKERVESRMMIADVTATGDDNVLSAQSNDVSYRKEQLRRLQEEVIELEDLKTGVSITDLGLNDFRMDLLNYVKAHGELSHLPNGMHAVVPAKPELGLRPGVIFTLRNRNPGVNVNQHNRLHPYYLVYINREGEVIHDHTEVKRLLDLVRSCCKGQDKPIVEVCQRFNQETADGRRMQPYSDLLGKSIRSMIEVKEEKDLDSLFSGGKTTALVNTIAGLDDFELISFLVIQEAG, encoded by the coding sequence ATGGAGCTGATCGACAACATCAGCCGGTTGCTTGGCGATGATCTCAAGAAGACCCTCCGGCCAGGCGCGCGCCTGAAGATCGCGGCCTCGTGCTTTTCGATGTACGCCTTCGAGGCGCTGAAAGCCGAGCTGGAAAAGATCGACGAGCTGGACTTCATCTTCACCTCGCCCACCTTTGTTGCCAACGAGGTCACCGACAAGATTCGCAAAGAGCGAAAGGAGTTCCACATCCCCAAGCTCGACCGGGAACGCAGCCTCTACGGCAGCGAGTTTGAAATCCAGCTGCGCAACAAGCTCACCCAGCGGGCGGTGGCCAAGGAGTGCGCCGAGTGGATACGGCGCAAGGCCAAATTCAAGAGTAACCGCACCAAAGCGCCAATGCAGCAGTTCGCCTGTGTGCAGGCTGGTGGCACCGACACGGCTTACATGCCTCTGCACGGGTTCACCGCTGTCGATCTCGGGTACCAGCAAGGCAATGCGGTGTCCAACCTCGTCAACAAGATGGATGAGGCACCTTTTGCCGCTACATACCTGAGCCTGTTCGATCAGATCTGGAATGACCCCGAAAAGCTGGAGGACGTGACAGCGCAGATTTGTGAGCACATCGCCTCGGTTTACCAAGAGAACTCACCCGAGAGCATCTACTTCCTGATGCTCTACAACATTTTCAATGAGTTCCTAGACGACATCGACGAAGACGTCCTGCCCAACGACCGCACCGGCTACCAGGACACCCTGATCTGGAACAAGCTCTTCAACTACCAGAAGGATGCTGCCACCGGGATCATCAACAAGCTGGAAACCTACAGCGGCTGTATCCTTGCCGACAGCGTCGGCTTGGGCAAGACCTTCACCGCACTGGCAGTCATCAAGTATTACGAGTTGCGAAACCGATCTGTGCTGGTGCTCTGCCCCAAGAAGCTGGCGGACAACTGGCTGAACTACAACCGTAACCTCAAGACCAACATCTTCGCCCGCGACCGGTTCAACTACGACGTCCTCTGCCACACGGATCTGTCCCGTATCAGCGGCGAGTCCTTCGGTACACCGCTGAACCGCATCAACTGGGGCAACTACGACCTCGTCGTCATCGATGAGTCGCACAACTTCCGCAACAACGACGCCTACAAGGACAAGGAAACCCGCTACCAAAAGCTGATGCGCAAGGTGATTCAGGAAGGGGTCAAGACCAAGGTGCTGATGTTGTCGGCCACGCCAGTCAACAACCGCTTTACCGACTTGCGCAACCAACTGGCACTGGCCTACGAGGGCGACTCAGAAAACCTCAGCAAGAAGCTGCGCACTGGCAAGACGGTAGAGGATATTTTCCGTGGTGCGCAGGCCAGCTTCAATGCATGGGCAAAGCTTCCACCGGAAGAGCGCACAGCGCGAGCCATCCTGGACTCGTTGGACTTCGACTTCTTCGAATTGCTCGACAGCGTCACGATTGCACGCTCGCGCAAGCATATTCAGACCTTCTACGACACCAAGGACATCGGCCAATTCCCCGAGCGCCGCAAGCCTTTGTCGTTCCACAGCCCGCTCACGCAGCGAACGGACGTGATGAGCTTCAACGAGATCTTCGAGCAACTGTCCCTGCTCAAGCTCGCCGTGTACGCCCCGATCAGCTACATCCTGCCAAGTCGGCTAAAGAAGTACGAGGAAATGTACGACACCCAGGTCGCTGGCAAAGGCAAGCTCAAGCAAGCCGACCGCGAAAAGAGCCTGCAGGCGTTGATGACAACGAATCTGCTCAAGCGCCTAGAAAGCTCGATTGAGTCTTTCCGCTTGACGCTCCAGTCCCTGCGTGCGAACCACACGTATACGCTGACCAAGATCAGCACGTTCAATCAGACCGGCAGCGTCACCAGCATTGATGATCTGACCGACCAGTTGGAAAACCTCGACGCGGACGACGACGACCTGTCCACCATTGGGGACAGCGACGAGTCTGAAAAAATAGGCGCCAAGATCAAGATCAGCCTCGCCGACATGGACTTGCCGTCCTGGGAGCACGAACTGAAGGCGGACTTACAGGTCATCGATGCCTTGCTGGCTTCAATGAACAAGATCACACCGCAGGACGACGCCAAGTTGCAGCACCTCAAAGTGCAACTGCTTGGCAAGATTGCAAACCCAATCAACCCCGGCAACAGGAAGGTGCTGATCTTCACGGCCTTTGCCGACACCGCTGATTACCTGTACGCCAACCTTGCGCCGGAGCTGCTGGCCACGCTCGCCATCCACACGGCCAAGGTCACCGGCAAGGGTGCGCCGCAGTCCACGCTCAAGAAGAGCTACGACTTCCAGGAACTGCTCACCCTCTTCTCGCCGCGTTCGAAGGAGAAAGCCGTCGTGCTGCCGAACGAACCGGCAGAGATTGACTTGCTGATCGGCACTGATTGCATCTCCGAAGGCCAGAACCTGCAGGACTGCGACTACCTCATCAACTACGACATCCACTGGAACCCAGTGCGCATCATCCAGCGCTTTGGCCGGATAGATCGCATTGGCTCGCCCAACAGCAGTATCCAGCTGGTCAACTACTGGCCCGACATTTCGCTCGACGAGTACATCAACCTCAAGGAGCGGGTTGAGAGTCGGATGATGATTGCCGACGTCACGGCCACCGGCGACGACAACGTGCTGAGCGCCCAATCCAATGATGTGTCCTACCGCAAGGAGCAACTGCGTCGCCTGCAGGAGGAAGTGATCGAGCTGGAGGATTTGAAGACTGGCGTGTCGATCACTGACCTGGGGCTGAACGACTTCCGCATGGACTTGCTCAACTACGTCAAAGCCCACGGCGAGCTCAGCCATTTGCCCAACGGGATGCACGCCGTGGTGCCTGCCAAGCCGGAGTTGGGCCTGCGCCCAGGCGTGATCTTTACCTTGCGCAACCGCAATCCCGGCGTGAACGTCAACCAACACAACCGCCTGCACCCTTACTACCTCGTCTACATCAACCGCGAGGGTGAAGTCATTCACGACCATACCGAGGTCAAGCGCCTGCTCGATCTGGTGCGCAGTTGCTGCAAGGGCCAAGACAAACCCATTGTCGAGGTGTGCCAGCGCTTCAATCAGGAAACCGCAGATGGCCGCCGGATGCAGCCGTACTCGGATCTGTTGGGAAAATCCATCCGTTCGATGATCGAGGTAAAGGAAGAAAAGGACTTGGACAGCCTGTTCAGCGGCGGCAAGACCACCGCGCTGGTTAACACCATCGCCGGCCTGGACGACTTCGAACTCATTAGCTTCCTTGTGATTCAGGAGGCCGGATGA
- a CDS encoding HigA family addiction module antitoxin, translating to MEMHNPPHPGEFIREVYLEPNGITGRKLATKLGVSASTLARVLNGSNGVSSEMALRLSKALGRSAESWMIMQDHFDLWQARQRVNLEKVQKVDLKTVDQ from the coding sequence ATGGAAATGCACAATCCCCCACACCCCGGCGAATTTATCCGTGAAGTCTACCTAGAACCGAATGGGATTACCGGACGGAAGTTGGCGACCAAACTCGGGGTATCGGCTTCTACCTTGGCCCGTGTGCTCAATGGTAGCAACGGCGTGAGCTCGGAGATGGCCCTACGGTTATCTAAGGCGCTAGGGCGCTCTGCGGAAAGTTGGATGATCATGCAGGATCATTTTGACTTGTGGCAGGCGCGACAGCGGGTGAATCTGGAAAAGGTCCAAAAAGTGGATCTGAAGACGGTAGACCAATGA
- a CDS encoding type II toxin-antitoxin system RelE/ParE family toxin translates to MEAFYASGSLAGIQAQHAKRLRTLLAALDTEQSIGDMDIPGFRLHPAQGTEKGRWSIRVNANWRLTFDFQDGHAYVLDYEDYH, encoded by the coding sequence CTGGAGGCGTTCTATGCGTCGGGCTCTCTCGCCGGCATCCAAGCACAGCACGCCAAGCGGCTCCGCACGCTACTTGCGGCCTTGGATACTGAACAGTCGATCGGCGACATGGACATCCCCGGATTTCGCCTGCATCCTGCCCAAGGTACGGAGAAGGGGCGCTGGTCGATTCGGGTCAACGCGAATTGGCGGTTGACCTTCGATTTTCAGGACGGTCATGCCTATGTCTTGGATTATGAGGACTACCACTAA
- the mobF gene encoding MobF family relaxase has product MIRVKPIKSRGGAAGVANYLRNERPSESAEQAVGYYSERGGAPSFWAGRGAEALGLSGAVDADQFQALLEGKLPDGTDLAGRHQNRRMGDGYVISAPKSVSMMACEDERWKVWHDEGVKAAVEFLQERMVYARLGKGGRVSEYNGDIIAAVHRHEDARPVDGLVDMDLHSHVTVLNAMRRSDGQWTSINNDQGVDCELQKEADAIYLATMARLAVEHGYELEQSATGFEVAGITRDQIEAFSRRRGQIQADLTDKGGIEGASVAQRDAAWSATRAEKRQLSQAEQRWEWRQRLREAKVPTHNLLVRSMERAKQPNRPHPDRAAIAVRQALDHCSERDTVFSASAVRAEALRQGMAEGIPIEAIDAALHATPELLDGGAVDRDGTNKMRKMHTTTLAVEEELAIQAIAAQGQVQALQPPEAVSALLEQRQNAQGWNYSDGQVEAIRMALTGREPHQGIVGAAGAGKTTSMAVIVEQYRQAGYEVIGLAPSAKAAAELQSAGCTTQTLESFLRSKPAETPGKTLYILDEAGMVSRQDLLRFYRRAEQDGARTLAVGDPKQLQAVQAGNPFEQLLQRNDFRQTSISKINRQENKALLAIAEAFARGDAEEGLRFAGHYTREIPLPDPVLGQKQLDKAIKQELLARAAAESYLRLSPEDRGQTLVLAASNGTRQVANAEIRKGLIDRGELGQDAIVITALDKVSLSATHQGQAAFYQPGQVVELGREEQGVGDRGTRWKIVGTEKGKLQVVPLLDTGKAPVNLTPSQKLQLYNVRQMELRQGDKVLFRKNDKTRDIDLRNGDDAVIAIKDGKAFANMSDGRTVELKTSEVMDYGYCRTVHASQGATVDRAIVIAEKTKAGANLGYVALSREKHHLEIITDNKEKLAESWGKYVQQESARDAAMRGTAQAARQQNREALSFQRARAEEKRRRETQERERYSRIIEQKDDRGRGQGMTL; this is encoded by the coding sequence ATGATTCGGGTCAAACCTATCAAGAGCCGTGGCGGTGCGGCAGGGGTTGCGAACTATCTGCGCAATGAACGCCCGAGCGAGTCGGCAGAACAGGCGGTTGGTTATTATAGCGAGCGTGGTGGGGCGCCCTCCTTTTGGGCGGGCCGCGGTGCGGAAGCCCTGGGTCTGTCTGGAGCCGTGGATGCCGACCAGTTCCAGGCGCTACTGGAAGGCAAGCTGCCGGATGGAACGGATTTGGCGGGCCGGCACCAAAATCGTCGCATGGGCGACGGGTACGTCATCAGTGCTCCCAAATCGGTATCCATGATGGCCTGCGAGGATGAGCGCTGGAAAGTATGGCACGACGAGGGGGTCAAGGCCGCAGTTGAGTTTCTGCAGGAACGCATGGTCTATGCTCGTCTTGGCAAGGGCGGCAGGGTATCGGAGTACAACGGGGACATCATCGCCGCCGTGCACCGGCATGAGGATGCCCGTCCAGTCGATGGGCTCGTGGATATGGACCTGCATAGCCATGTGACGGTGCTCAACGCCATGCGACGGTCCGATGGGCAGTGGACCAGCATCAATAACGACCAAGGCGTCGATTGCGAACTCCAGAAAGAGGCCGATGCCATTTATCTGGCCACCATGGCCCGATTGGCCGTGGAGCACGGCTATGAACTGGAGCAAAGCGCCACCGGTTTTGAAGTGGCGGGTATCACTCGAGACCAGATCGAGGCATTCAGTCGGCGGCGGGGGCAAATCCAGGCGGACCTAACCGACAAGGGCGGCATCGAGGGCGCCAGCGTCGCGCAACGCGACGCGGCCTGGTCTGCCACCCGCGCCGAGAAACGACAACTGAGCCAAGCGGAGCAACGTTGGGAGTGGCGGCAACGGCTGCGGGAGGCCAAGGTCCCCACCCACAACCTATTGGTGAGGAGCATGGAGCGAGCCAAGCAGCCTAACAGGCCTCACCCAGACAGGGCAGCAATAGCTGTGCGACAGGCGCTGGATCATTGCAGTGAACGCGATACGGTCTTTTCGGCGTCGGCCGTCCGAGCCGAGGCTCTGCGCCAGGGCATGGCGGAAGGTATTCCAATCGAGGCCATCGACGCTGCCCTGCACGCGACCCCAGAACTGCTGGATGGCGGAGCAGTGGATCGGGACGGAACCAACAAGATGCGCAAGATGCACACCACCACGCTGGCCGTCGAGGAAGAGCTGGCGATCCAGGCTATTGCTGCCCAGGGCCAGGTCCAAGCCCTGCAACCCCCGGAAGCCGTATCAGCGCTACTGGAGCAAAGACAGAACGCGCAAGGCTGGAACTATTCCGATGGGCAGGTCGAGGCCATACGGATGGCCCTCACCGGCAGGGAACCACATCAGGGAATCGTGGGTGCAGCGGGCGCTGGAAAAACCACCAGCATGGCCGTCATCGTGGAACAGTACCGACAGGCTGGATACGAGGTAATCGGGCTTGCCCCCTCGGCCAAAGCAGCGGCAGAGCTGCAATCCGCAGGCTGTACCACGCAGACCCTGGAATCGTTCCTGCGCAGCAAGCCGGCAGAGACCCCCGGCAAGACCCTCTACATCCTGGATGAAGCGGGCATGGTATCCCGCCAGGACCTGCTGCGATTTTATCGGCGTGCCGAACAGGATGGGGCACGGACACTGGCCGTGGGCGACCCCAAGCAATTACAAGCCGTGCAGGCCGGCAATCCCTTCGAACAACTGTTACAGCGTAACGACTTCCGTCAGACCAGTATCTCCAAGATCAACCGCCAGGAAAATAAGGCGCTATTGGCCATTGCCGAAGCCTTCGCCAGGGGGGACGCAGAGGAAGGATTGCGATTTGCCGGCCACTATACGCGGGAGATTCCCCTGCCCGATCCCGTACTGGGTCAAAAGCAGCTCGACAAAGCCATCAAACAGGAGCTACTGGCGAGAGCCGCTGCCGAATCCTACCTTCGGCTGTCTCCCGAGGACCGAGGGCAAACCCTAGTCCTCGCGGCCAGCAATGGCACCAGACAAGTCGCCAATGCTGAGATACGCAAGGGCCTCATCGATCGTGGCGAGCTGGGCCAAGACGCCATCGTGATCACCGCACTCGACAAGGTCAGCCTGAGTGCAACCCACCAGGGGCAGGCAGCCTTCTATCAGCCAGGGCAAGTGGTGGAGCTTGGCCGAGAGGAGCAAGGTGTTGGCGATCGCGGCACGCGCTGGAAGATTGTGGGAACCGAAAAGGGAAAGCTGCAAGTCGTCCCACTTCTCGACACGGGAAAAGCGCCGGTGAACCTCACGCCCTCACAAAAACTGCAGCTATACAATGTGCGCCAAATGGAATTGCGCCAGGGGGACAAGGTCCTGTTCCGAAAGAATGACAAGACTCGAGATATCGATCTACGCAACGGCGATGATGCCGTCATTGCAATAAAGGATGGAAAAGCGTTCGCCAACATGAGCGACGGCAGAACGGTGGAACTGAAAACTAGCGAAGTGATGGATTACGGGTACTGCCGAACCGTGCATGCCTCGCAGGGGGCGACGGTGGATCGTGCCATCGTCATTGCCGAAAAAACCAAGGCCGGTGCCAATCTCGGATACGTCGCTCTGAGCCGAGAAAAGCACCATCTGGAAATCATCACCGATAACAAAGAAAAGCTGGCAGAGAGTTGGGGCAAATACGTTCAGCAGGAATCTGCGCGGGATGCGGCAATGCGCGGTACCGCCCAGGCAGCCAGACAACAAAACCGCGAAGCCCTATCCTTCCAACGCGCACGTGCAGAGGAGAAACGTCGGCGCGAAACTCAGGAAAGGGAGCGATACAGCCGGATTATCGAACAAAAAGACGACCGAGGCCGAGGCCAGGGAATGACTCTCTAA
- a CDS encoding DsrE family protein: MMFLKHAVNKLFLGMLFIIFGTTLAVANVSMLHDFHFDHPAFVHDHPFANRKLVVQISQDNPARWNLALNTSQNILNYFGQEKVQVVIVAFGPGLKFLLANSPMKQRIAALNAEGVEFDACHNTMLQFKKKLGHMPKLVPSAVIVPAGIVRIMQLESHGFDYVKP; the protein is encoded by the coding sequence ATGATGTTTCTAAAACACGCAGTGAATAAACTGTTTCTGGGGATGTTGTTCATTATCTTCGGAACAACATTGGCGGTAGCCAATGTTTCAATGCTACATGATTTTCATTTCGATCATCCCGCTTTCGTTCACGATCACCCGTTTGCGAACAGAAAGCTAGTGGTACAAATCAGTCAGGATAACCCGGCGCGATGGAACTTGGCTCTGAATACCAGCCAGAATATTTTAAACTATTTCGGGCAAGAAAAAGTCCAAGTAGTGATAGTCGCATTCGGGCCCGGTCTGAAATTCTTGCTGGCGAACAGCCCGATGAAACAAAGAATAGCGGCATTGAATGCAGAAGGCGTTGAATTTGATGCATGCCACAACACCATGCTCCAGTTTAAAAAGAAGTTAGGGCATATGCCAAAGTTGGTTCCTTCTGCGGTTATTGTCCCTGCTGGCATAGTCAGAATTATGCAATTAGAGAGCCATGGATTTGACTACGTAAAACCCTAG
- a CDS encoding porin, which translates to MNGPVAAKRRLAIALAVSSIGICFTTASAANWFKIQDTNTKNVPLISGFIEPDVFAMAGTPAEIYNPALKRYISAVPHDNLVGPNFSNSTTGIIQRARLMIRGWINPHISYFFAGEFGNNAATMVRGQYTPQLQDGRFTFSGYVPGVRIEAGIIRAPSAEDAMNGYMSYNYVVFPTVINQLMLQPFYEASPSSPYATGPSGSVLVPSSEALGVNAFRYPGIQLFDWKTWGHWQVAYGAMVGMYGSVAAGNLSNSPLYAARLQGSYIFGGHGPFRSDVTAWVWYQNAQPDYLGHAYTMQREGAGFQYLQGYMHQWGRRLKFEYMRGNGWISAPAAFSQALGLQPALYNDQLYTNINNTANGYYIEGGLFLTKRIEADVRYDYYNRLPNLEAAGQERIFKTWALALQYHFTPFTKLMAGYYFRTLKAPGVAPNSPGAAVSAATDNEFAMQAMISF; encoded by the coding sequence ATGAATGGTCCCGTCGCGGCAAAACGTCGACTCGCTATCGCTCTGGCGGTAAGTTCGATTGGCATATGCTTCACAACAGCGTCGGCAGCAAACTGGTTTAAAATTCAGGATACCAACACCAAGAATGTTCCTCTGATTTCTGGGTTTATCGAACCAGATGTTTTCGCGATGGCGGGAACGCCGGCAGAGATCTATAATCCAGCTCTGAAACGATATATTTCCGCTGTACCCCATGACAATTTGGTGGGGCCGAATTTTTCAAATAGCACTACGGGTATTATCCAGCGTGCTCGTTTAATGATCCGAGGGTGGATCAATCCACATATTTCTTACTTTTTTGCGGGTGAATTTGGGAATAATGCCGCTACTATGGTCAGGGGGCAGTATACTCCACAACTGCAAGATGGTCGTTTCACGTTCAGTGGCTACGTTCCCGGGGTGCGCATTGAAGCAGGAATAATCCGCGCACCGAGTGCGGAAGATGCCATGAATGGGTACATGAGCTACAACTATGTGGTTTTCCCCACAGTCATCAATCAGCTAATGCTGCAACCATTTTATGAGGCGAGTCCGTCATCGCCCTATGCAACAGGTCCCAGTGGATCTGTGCTTGTCCCCTCTTCTGAAGCCCTCGGAGTCAACGCGTTCCGGTACCCAGGTATTCAGCTTTTTGACTGGAAGACATGGGGACACTGGCAGGTCGCTTACGGGGCCATGGTCGGCATGTATGGAAGCGTAGCGGCGGGGAATCTCTCCAATAGTCCCCTGTATGCAGCCCGACTTCAGGGATCATATATCTTCGGTGGGCACGGCCCGTTCCGCAGTGATGTCACCGCTTGGGTTTGGTACCAGAACGCACAGCCGGACTATCTTGGCCACGCATATACCATGCAGCGGGAGGGGGCTGGATTTCAGTACCTGCAAGGCTACATGCACCAATGGGGTCGCAGGCTGAAATTCGAGTATATGCGAGGTAATGGATGGATCTCTGCGCCTGCCGCCTTCAGTCAAGCACTCGGCTTGCAGCCAGCACTGTACAATGATCAGTTGTATACGAACATTAACAACACTGCCAACGGATATTATATCGAGGGAGGGCTTTTCCTCACCAAACGGATTGAGGCGGATGTTCGCTATGACTATTACAATCGTCTCCCCAACTTAGAGGCAGCGGGTCAGGAGCGAATTTTCAAGACCTGGGCTCTTGCCCTGCAGTACCACTTCACACCGTTCACAAAATTGATGGCGGGATACTATTTCCGCACGCTCAAGGCCCCAGGGGTGGCACCAAACAGCCCCGGCGCAGCCGTTAGCGCTGCAACCGACAATGAGTTTGCCATGCAGGCGATGATCAGTTTTTGA
- a CDS encoding DUF302 domain-containing protein, with protein MRSSVTILAGITAAIFMTSVAGATDLYVETISAPINQVAPELARALAAHHFKVVMHLDILKRIEAKEMQLHIPHLNKGQFTDVQAFVFCNPMFFSQLLNSDWKSASLCPLNLTVYGKGMSTTIVYPERIAYVQKTPANRTAQRIDSAVIAALKSIPKAN; from the coding sequence ATGAGAAGCTCTGTAACAATTCTTGCAGGTATCACAGCCGCCATATTCATGACGTCTGTAGCCGGCGCGACCGACCTGTATGTTGAGACCATTTCGGCACCAATCAATCAAGTCGCCCCAGAGCTGGCGCGCGCCTTGGCTGCACACCACTTCAAGGTCGTGATGCATCTGGACATATTGAAGCGAATCGAAGCGAAAGAAATGCAGTTGCATATCCCTCACCTGAATAAGGGTCAGTTCACCGATGTACAGGCTTTTGTATTTTGCAACCCAATGTTTTTTAGTCAGTTACTCAACAGTGACTGGAAGTCCGCTTCGCTCTGCCCCTTGAATCTAACAGTGTACGGAAAGGGTATGTCTACCACGATCGTGTATCCTGAGCGCATCGCGTATGTTCAGAAGACTCCCGCCAATAGGACAGCACAGCGTATCGACTCCGCAGTTATCGCAGCTCTGAAAAGTATTCCCAAAGCAAACTGA
- a CDS encoding DsrE family protein, which yields MNFRILAIILIISSGLFSCISQGNTLSDAQALSGLHLAKAVFLVNIKNPNAVAHLVKVIGLTRKQLLQQKVTPHFIVVFIGPDVAFLTKNRRGIPYTEERAVATIEHEIGMLTKEGIRFQACGVALHGMDVHPSALIPTVQPVESGFISVIAYQQRGYALVPVY from the coding sequence ATGAACTTCAGAATATTAGCAATTATTTTGATTATATCGTCAGGCCTCTTTTCCTGCATCAGTCAGGGTAACACCCTATCCGATGCACAGGCACTTTCTGGTCTTCATTTAGCCAAGGCGGTGTTTCTGGTTAACATCAAAAATCCCAATGCTGTTGCCCACTTGGTAAAAGTTATCGGCCTAACCCGTAAACAGCTTCTACAACAGAAGGTAACGCCACATTTCATCGTGGTCTTTATTGGACCAGACGTTGCCTTCTTGACAAAAAACCGTAGGGGAATCCCGTATACCGAGGAACGAGCTGTTGCAACTATCGAGCATGAGATTGGTATGCTCACCAAGGAAGGTATCCGCTTCCAGGCCTGCGGTGTTGCTCTCCATGGCATGGATGTTCATCCCTCTGCGTTGATACCAACTGTACAGCCTGTCGAGAGTGGCTTCATCTCGGTGATTGCTTACCAGCAGCGAGGATACGCCTTGGTTCCCGTGTATTGA